The genomic region ATGTTGTCCGCCATCCGCTCGGGCGTGGGCTTGGCGCGCACATAGTTGTCTTCCACGGCGATCCAGTTGGCGACGCGGTTCAAATCACGCACCAGAGGCTTCACGCGCGCGGCTTGCTCGCGATGCAGCTGTTCCCGGTAACGCGTCCGCTCGGCGTGCGGATCGTCGCTGGTGACCTCATAAACGTGGTTCATGATGGCGCGCATCCGCTCCGGCAGCGTCATCTCTCCCGTGAACGCAAACCCCGTCAGCGCCGCCGCGCGGTCGAGCAGCACGGACTTCATCAGCTCCATCCGCCCGGTCAGGTCCGCGCCGGGGCGCACACGCTCGGCGGGATCGACTTTGACACCGTATTCGTCTTCCAGATCGCCGAGCATCGCGATGCCGATCCGGCGCAGACGGTCATACGAATTGCCGGTCATCGATTCGCGTCCCAGCACCGCGCGCTCCAGGCCGGTCAGGGCGCGGTCGATCGGGACGGTCATATCCTCGACAAAGCAATAGCGCACGGCGACCGGCAGCAGCGCAATGGTTTCGCCTTCCCGCCCCTGCTTGCGCAAATCATCCATCGCCCAGAACGCCAGCTGCGCGACGCCCGATTGGAACGGCAGCAGTGTGTCGTTCTGCGAATAAACCTCGCCTTCGGGAAAGATCACGACCTTGCCGCCATTCTCGGCGAGCAGATCCCGAGTCATCCGAAACGATTCCCGGTCCGCCGTTCCGCGCACAACGGAATATGCGCCCAGCCGTTCGATGATCATGCCCCATAAGCCGAACCAGGAGTTAAAATTCTCGCGGCAGGCCAGATAATAAAACGGCAGATCCGCCGCCTGGGACAGGGCAAACAACAAAGCGGGATCGCAATTGGTGGGGTGGTTAGGAGCGATCAACAGACGACTGCCGCTCAGAGATCGCATCAGCGCCAGATCGGCGGGCGAAATCTCCACTTCGGACACGGCGCAGCCATGGCGCAAAAGCATCGGCAGCATCCGATACACAAGACGCAGGAGCGTGGAATTCAAATGGGGTGGACGAAAATCCATGCCCTCCGCGCGGCGTGGCGCCGCAGAAACGCCGGGGCCTGAAAGTGTCATATGGAATTCATTCGTGACGGCTTCGAAAAGTTCCTGCCGCAATCACCGCATTTGAGCCTTTTTGCAGTAAAATACCCTATAGGAAAATACATACAAAA from Capsulimonas corticalis harbors:
- a CDS encoding lysophospholipid acyltransferase family protein: MTLSGPGVSAAPRRAEGMDFRPPHLNSTLLRLVYRMLPMLLRHGCAVSEVEISPADLALMRSLSGSRLLIAPNHPTNCDPALLFALSQAADLPFYYLACRENFNSWFGLWGMIIERLGAYSVVRGTADRESFRMTRDLLAENGGKVVIFPEGEVYSQNDTLLPFQSGVAQLAFWAMDDLRKQGREGETIALLPVAVRYCFVEDMTVPIDRALTGLERAVLGRESMTGNSYDRLRRIGIAMLGDLEDEYGVKVDPAERVRPGADLTGRMELMKSVLLDRAAALTGFAFTGEMTLPERMRAIMNHVYEVTSDDPHAERTRYREQLHREQAARVKPLVRDLNRVANWIAVEDNYVRAKPTPERMADNIRRLEIEVFGEARLRGMRKAIVRVGAPIDLARYTETYRLSRRATVARCTDDLELAVQALLDSSGCR